TGCTTCCATAAGAAGTAAACTGTTGTATGGGTCGCCAGCTTCCTTAGCAGAGTTAATCTTGCTGATGAAGCGGCTCTGATCCAAGACAGTAGCTCCGCCCAGTTTGTTAACATCGTTGGAGCGGGTTGACACCTTCTGAAGATGCAGTGCCATATATCGCGGCTGTACGGGCAAGAAAGTAGCAGATGATCCCTAGTTTCTTCCGAGTTTGAGCAGCAAGGGCAAAGAGGAGAGATTGGGAGGCCCCAAGATGCTAGTCTAGCTCTCGTTGGTAGTCTGTCGTAGTTCGCGATCCACATGGTGAAGCTCTGTTTCGGAATCGCTCTTTTGAACCAAACGACATCCGCCCACTGCTTGATCTCTTGTCTTGGTCTTAGGGGATTGTTAGAAGGATTAAATCGAAAGGATGGGATATCAAGTTGAATAATAAAAACGGGACAAAGTGTGACCTACATGCTTATCATATAAAAGCAACTTGACATACTCTATCTCTATTAATTACGTCCAgattttttgtttctgttaatttatagtcatttataTACATACGCGATGCATATATGGATAAGATTTTGGGTCGACGGGGACTTGGGTGTgttttgtcttttgtcttctgCGCCATTTCTCTTTGTTCTGTGGGCAccatttagattttttatgcTGTCTTTTTCaagttatattattataaataattatcattGCTGCTTTATTTTTGAGATATAGtatgttttaaacaaatttgCTTTATCTTGTATATATCGGAGTTTTGAAAATTTCCTTAACCAAACgtcatattcatatatataaatacaggGGCCAATGAAAAGTATGTTGTAGCATGTATTATCGTatatgtattgtatttttcattttcttttcataCTTCCTATTCAGATCGTGCTAGGAGTCTTAGTTATGCTAACGCTTCTTGGGGAAAAATACATTGACATTTCTCGCATGGTTTATATTAGTACGTCTATTATTTATGTTTGTTATTATTAAACATGAAGGAAATTAGAAAGCGACCAAAATCAGAAAGAGTGCAGCTTACAATTCACAAGAAGTAGGTAAATAAACTTTTTAGAAATTGGGTTATTTCAATAGCTATCTTCTAGGCTCTGTGTTTATGTATGTATGCATATATGTTCTGCAAGAGTTTTTAATCTTTCGGTAATTTAATCATACAACAAAAGCTAAACCCGAGAGTAAAAACATCCTTAGAAtcaaaaattcataaataatccCATACCTCTGAGCAAAGCTGTTATGTCAAATATTCAATCCATCCCTAGAAGATCATCTTCTTTCCCCCTGAAGAAGAGAGTAACCATACCGGAATTACTAGGTGAAAAACCAAAATACTGTTCTTTCTTAAGTGAAAAAAGTTAATCACCTTTATACTTGTGTATGTGTGTGAGATTGAAACTTCATTATATACAAAGAGCACCCACATCTGGCGCATTTGTTTCAACTTCATTCGATGTTCCTCTCCTTGGATTCTTTCTCCCCTTCTTTGACTCCATTGTTTGGCTCCTGTTACATTCAGTTATGAAGAAATACAAATCTTTAGTTATGTCTTGCGATTGTTTTTATAGAACTGAATCAAGAAACTTACACTAACAGTTTAACAGAGGATCTCCCAGTTGCTGTTCCGCAGCAGGACTTGTATTTCTTCTTAGAACCACATGGACATGCCTTATTCCTTGGGATCTTTTACAGTTTTACGcaatcaaaaatttcaaatcagcATTCAGCAATTCTCATGGTTTAAGCAAGCAAAAACGAACCTTCTCATCGTTCTGTAAGCTGCACTTGGCAAGGACTGTCTCTATGTTACTGCAGCTAGATGACTCCTCCTCATTGGTAGCCTCATTGCTTTCCATTGTACTGTCACTCGCTTCCTTCCCATTAGTGATCTCTGCTGCATTTTCAGTCAAAGACTCCATTCCTTGCTCTGCTATCAAAAACTCTATCGCAGCATCCACATCACCATTTACTTGTACTAGAACCTAAAAGGCAGTGTTAATCCCGATAAGAGAGGACTAATAATCATATCTTTTTCACAAATTAACCAAGCAATCGGCTTATATCACCTGTTCAGCTTTCTCAGCATTGTCACAACAACTACCAGACATGACTACTTTAACAGCCCCAGCATCCACATCACACTTATCACTTCTGGTTTTCGACTTGCTCTCCGTGGCTTTCGCTTGTTTAGATGCTGCCGATACTTTAGCATCAGCCTTTCACAAAAGCTGGAATCTATTAGAACAGTGCAACCAAAGCATCTAAACCCATAAACACACCGAGATAAAAGCTTAGCCTAAAACCTCTATAACAACAGGCCTAGCTGGTCCTCCACAAGCATCTTCCTTGGAACGCACACTATTATAATGTTCCCCATCGTGGTAAGACCTAAACAAGGGAGTATAATTAAACCATCTCCATCCTCCATCAAACAGAATCAAGAACTTACAGATGGATCATGCGGGTTCTTGCATCATCAAAGTTTCGTATATACCAACGAGGTGACATACTCTGCAAACAAATAGAAGAATCCTCAAccataagagcatgattaaccccggtCTATTAGCCGGGGTTTAAAAttcatgatttgatatttttatttaatattttttgactaaaaagacagtttttatatctcttatttaaaagacgatttttaaattttattagttaaaatcAAAGAAAAGCTAAGCTAAGAACTGTATTTACTCAGAATCCCAGTTAAGAGACTGGGGTTAATCATCGTCTGAGTATGATTCTCATCTCACATAGCAAATAGAGAGAATAACAAtcattattattactattattattattaccctGTGGATACATATGTTACTACGAGTGACAAGAGAAGCTGCTTGCAACTCCATGTTCCCAGCCCAAGTCCCATCATCGTCCATTGTTTTACAGTAATCCTCAAAAGGAACATCGTCTTCAATAAAAGGCTCAAACATTTCACGATTCTTCTATTAAAAAATTCCATTAGCCATATAATACATTTGCAGGATCGCCTAAGAGCATGTGTAATCCGGAGTTCTTAGGATGGAGTTCTTAGTGGAAGTTAAGAATCTAAGaactccgggttaatcatggtctaagaaTCTAATGGTGGGACACTTACCACTATGTACTGTACAACCATGCTACGGTACTTGCTATGTTCATCCTCGTTGCCTTCTAACTGATCTGCAAGTGACCTGCGAAGACGAATTCAATCTAACAATTTGATGAATTCGTCTTCAAAGATAATCGAAGAGACGATGAGTAGCAGAGACGGACCTGAAGAAGCAATTACCGTCGGCGGTGACTTGGATGATCTTAAGCCCCAAGGCGTCGAGCTGAGCACGGAACTGAGAGAGATCACAATCCTttccttccttcttcttcttcttattctccaCCTAATCAATCCAATCACCAATTACATACCTCCGGATCCAAAACAgtagcagaagaagaagaggaatctAATGAATAAAGAGGAGAGATGCACCTGACGCGGTTGTTTCTTAGGCTTAGATGATTTTTGCTGCTTAGCTTTTGCCATTTTTGTTTCCGTTTCTTCTTCTCAGTCGGATAGCTTCGGCGGCGTAATAACACTAAGTATTCGTCGCCGTCGAACAAAATAATACTTGGGCCAACAGAGCTCATAACAAAACGGTCCACTGGcccaatttcttttttttgtcacgagTCCATTGGCCCAATAAATCTCAAAAATCTAGctcagtaattttttttatatcctaTCGGTTAATCCGGTTGGCTCGAGAAGGAACTTGCTAAAAAACATATTAGCTGTCAaatggtgttcaaaaaaaaaaaatagctgtcaaataataataatttagttcCCACAGAAAATTGAACCCATAACTGATGTGAATGTACACCAAGCTCCAAAAAATGAGACTTACATAATAGGACACAATCTGACTTTTGTTTACATTAAAAGACACATTGTCTCTTTTACACACTTTCTTTAGACAGCTGTCTTTTTCTAGACATAAATAACCTTGTTTTTTGTGTAAGGGGGAGTGTGTTTCTTTTAAGTAGACTACCGTAAAGTGAAGAAGTAGAAACTAAGTTTGTCTTTAGTTACAATAAATGATTAaggttaaaagaaaaaagtaacTGTATGGGAAAAAGTGAATTGTTTAGGGACGTTAGATCTATTTATATGCATAAGATCTAAGGCTGAGAATATAGTCTAAATATTTGGAGATGTGTTTGGTAATGGGTGGAGTTCGTGGTGGACAAAAAGAAGATGGTCGGATTGGGGTTCTCAGGTGTATTGTGGATGGGACTCTTGTGGTTTGTGTGATTGTTGTGGTGGTCAGATATGTTGTGGATGGGACTCTTGTGGTTAGGGGGAGTGTTGTTGTGGTCGGGAGTGTTGTCGTCAAGGCTCTGGTGGTCAGTGTGTGAATGGATGCCGATGTTGGCTTTAGTTTGGTGACAATGCTAGTGTGATCTTGTAGGCTTTAGTCTGGGTGGAGGTAGTGTTGTACGGCATATTAGCTAATGATATGGGAGTGGCTTCCAAGTGATTCTTCTTCCTCACATACTCAGTTCGTGGAATTAAAGTACATGAATAGACATAAGCTGAAAGGCACATTgagaacaaaacaaaaggtGTCTATTAGGTGTATCATGTGTGGCGACATGAGACGGGTTGCTAAGGTTGTTGTGGTTGGGTGAGTTGTGGTCGGGTAAGTCATGGTTAGGCGTCAGCTGTTCGGCAGCTTTATGGTCAAAGGTTATGTGGATGAACGATGTGTGGTCGGGCGATGTGTGGACGGGGATTGTGTGGTTGTGCGACGAGCAGTGGTCAGACAAGTTGTGAAGTGGTGAGAATCAAGGATAGGTGGCGAGGGAATGTCGGAGTTGAGGAATAAAGGATAAAACTTTTCTACAGATTTAAACAGAAGAACATAGAGTTGAGGTTTATATCGAGAACTCAGACAAAACTAAACCACCACTTCCTCCTCCTCACGTCCTCCACCACTGTATCCATATCCACCACCATAGCATCCACCATCACGGCATCCAcaaccacctcctcctcctcacgtCTTCTACCTCTGTATCTACATCCGCCACCACGACATCTACCATCGCGGCATCCACCACCACAATCAGACAAGAAACTAACTTTTCATATATGAATCAGTTGGGAAGAGTCTCACGGGAAGACGGTGGTCTACGGCGTCCTCTGCAGAATCTGAAAAAAGAGAAATCGTTAACGGTGGCTGTGGGTGGAAGATGAAGGAACAACGGCGGCGGAGACAGAGTACGAAACGGAACTCACCTTCCATGGCGGGTTTTTCTCAATCAACGGTGGCTGGTGGTTAATGACGAAATCGACTATCGCCGGAGAGGATCTGATTTTTTAGAAACTTGATTACGGTTTGGCGAAGGTTTGAGTTTCTAGATCTACAAGAAATCGGGGGAGAGATAAAACTAGGGTTTGTCTCTTGAAATCtacaaaatcaaaaagaaaaaagagatcgATTCTTTCAAAATTCAAGTAAAAaatatgtgaaaatatattatttgttttattgttacTAGTTAGGAAATCCAATTGTTCTGGTTATAGAATTCATGAAACCCACTTTCACTAAGAAGCGAGGGTTAAGCTAGACATTTCACTAAGAGAAAGTGTCCACCAAGACCAAAGTGTCTTAAAGTGTAATTCATAAGATGAATTATGTCTGTGGGCGTAAATATCTCCCAAAAAATTGACATTATTAGACTACCAAAGAGAAAACGGGTATTTAAATACTGAATTTACTCAAATTTGccaaaaaatacataaactcTTTATTAACctaaataaataacaaacttATGTTGACCGACCCCTTTAGGTATGAGTTAGTCAACATTAATTAACGTTAAGCAGCCGTTTAGTGTTATAATCAATTTCATCTCTTCTCCCTCTTATCTCCTTCACCTTAGAACCCTAATCTCTGCAATTTAGTTCTCCTCGATTCCATTACTACTTTTATTCATGTATTTGTATTAGAAGAGAAATTGGTGTGCTTCACTTCATTATTGTCCGATAGAGGCTCTTCCTATGTATTGTATTCTCTTTTTTCACTACATATGTGACGTGCTTTCAATCTTATTCAATCacaagttacaaaaaaagtgTTATATAAAAAAGTGTTATTACAAGTGATAATAAAACCAACACAACAACACATAGATAGAAGAGATTAATACAAGAGGTAGACAATGGCCAACACAGTGATAAAAGAGATTAATCCAAGACCAtttgttcaagaaaaaaaaaagattaatccAAGACCTAttttccacttcctcatcagaATTTTGGTCCAAATAACCTCTTCACGTCCAAGAACAAATTGGACAGTCCAAGATCATTTCATGGTAAAACCCAGTTGCTTTTGAAAggaaagttctgagctggagCTTGAGATTTGCGACCCGGTCAGTCCAAAACAAAATTGGACAGTCCAAGACATATTTTCCACTCCCACATATACACTTTGAAGGGAAACCTCTCTTTCcaaaatcttgttttaaaaGTTACTCGAATTCATCTCTTTCATGTTTGAAATAGGAGAGGGAATGTTTGGAGACTTGATTTCATGCTCTGATATGAAGAAAGGGAGAGGAGAGAGGGATGAAATCGACTAGGTTAGTGTTCTTACGGTTTCAATTTGGGGATTTAAGAGAAAAGAattctaattttaaaacaactacGTTTATGTCGACGTTAACAATAAACGGCCGTTTAACACTAATTAATGTTGACTAAACTCATAGCTAAAATTGCTTAGTCAACAtaagtttgttatttttttaggtTAATGAAgagttcatgttttttttggcaaaTTTGTGTAAGTTCAGTATTTAAATGCCCGTTTTCTCGATTACCAAGTGGAAGAATTATATTACTTAAGAATCTAATCCAATGGTGTTACAACACCTTCGTTCATaagaatcttaaaaaaaaaaaaaaaaccatgtgTTAATAGTTAATACACACAAAACTGTTAATCTTGATTGTTATATTAGTAGAACTAGGCTCCTGTGTATTACATAAAGTGGTACTAAGACAATTAAACTAATCTAAGTTCTATAATCATGTAAATACAtgtcaaaaattaaataaaaactattaaagTAAACGCAACTTGTTTGTGCATGTACTCTCAACATCCttggtttaataattttatttgcgACACCACCATGTGTACAAACATGTGCATAGATTCGGAAAAGGATCCCTCAAAAACTACGTCtaccaaagaaagaagaagaagaagagagtaagAGATGGAAGATTTGGTGGTGAAGTCAACGAGCATTGTGCGTCCCAGAAACATTGCTAACCAATCAATATCAGATCGTGTGAAGAAGATCAATCTGACTCCATGGGATCTCTTGCGTCTTAGTTTTTGTTATCCTCAAAGAGGTCTCTTCTTTCACAAACCTGACGATTTAGATATTGATACAATCCTCTCAAAGCTAAAAACTTCACTCTCTATTGCTCTCAATCACTTTTACCCTTTGGCTGGTCGTCTTGTCAAAGAAGTCAACGAAGAGGATCACACTGTCTCCTATTTCATCAGCTGCTGCGATGATGGTTCCGGTTCGGGTGGCGTAAAGTTCATTCATGCTGCAGCTAAAACACTCGCCAACAGTGATCTGGTTAAGTCCGGTTTTGTCGATGGATTGCTTGGTTCTTTCTTTTTCCCTGCGACAGGAATCAAGAACTATCAAGGTGTGTCAAACCCTTTACTTATGGTGCAAGTAACTGAATTAAAAGATGGCATTTTCATCAGTTATGGCTATAATCATACCGTTGCTGATGGCAACTCGATTTGGAAATTCATCAATGCATGGTCAGAGATTTGCTCCAAGGGTTCTGGATCTGTCCCCATGGATCTTTGTCTCAAAGGTTGGTTTCTTGATCGTATCGAATATCCAATCCGAGTTCAAGATCCTGAAATAGAACAGCCTAGTAAGGATGCTTCAACAACATCAAACATGTTACAAGAGATTGTGTTTCGTCTTACAAAGGAGAATGTGTTAAAACTGAAAGCTAAAGCTAACGATGAAGTTGTGTCcaaagaagatggagagatctCTTCGTTTCAAGCGGTTTTAGGACATATATGGCGTTCAAGGGTCAAACACGGTGGCATGAGCCGAGAAGAAGGCACACATTGTAGAGTACCAATAGACATGAGACAGAGGCTAAACCCAAAGCTAAAAGAAAACTGTTTCGGGAACTTGGTTCATACCGGAGTAGTAACCGTTAAAGTTGGGGAGATGCTGGACCATGGGTTAGGCTGGTTGGCTCAGAAGATAAACAAAGTGGTTAGGTCACAAACCAATGAAAATGTTAAAGCATTTGGAGAGAATTGGGTCAAGAATGTTGAGATTCCGGTTTCGGTTAGCGCCACTCTGCTTGTTACTAGTTGTCCCTGGTTTAATGTGTATGGAAACGATTTTGGGTGGGGTAAACCGATTGGTTTACGTTCTGGACCGCCACTTAGCAATGGGAAACTAGTAGTTGTTCAAGGGGTGGAAGAAGGAGGTCTTGAATTTCAAGCTTGTTTTCCTTGTCAAGTAGTTGTAAAACTATTATGTGATGCCGAGTTTCTGGAGTATGTGGACATTGCTTCATGATTTATGTCAGCGATTTACACGATTgaggtgtttttttttgtctttcgaTTTTAGAGACTCTGTATGGGAAAGATTATGAAaactaatattttgttttaatgtttttattcaaTATTCTTACCaaacaaaataacatattagatTGTTGACCAATCTTGTTTTCCATGCAAAAAGCCATTGAACACCAAACTAAAAAGTGATAGAAAAGGAAAATcagtaatttattattcaattataattttatttatttaattagaatgtgtgaaaaaataaatatcaatacaatactaaaaggggaatATGAGCCTCAGTTAGGCCATCCACGTCAGCCATTAAAATCAGCCAATAAGAGATCATGTTACTGCCACATCATCTTTGTCGAAACTGATATTTCATGTTGGGTTCTCTTTACATTTTAAAACAGCCCAATTGAGCCCAAGTAGCCTTCTAAAAACCATAGAATTGTTCTTCCCCGAGTATCCCACTTCATCGTCACCGATCGAAATCGCTGCGTCGTTTCGGTAACCTACGGTTCATCAATTTGTTATGCCATTAAAGTTCCTTAAATGGTTTCTCTTCTGTAACGTCGAACTCCACCAATCTTTCTCATTAGACCCTTTCTTTACAGTTACAGTTGTGACCCATGCAACCGTTCCGAGTCCCTGACTTTTACCTTATATAAATCCTTTCTTTGATACCCTGATCCTCGCAAAATCGGCCAATCTCTTCGTTGTCTTCTTAAATTTCCTTTCAGTCGTATATATTGACAAGAGACAGTTGAAATTATGAAGAATAAACGACAGACTAGATGAATTGGTCGGGGAAAAGAATCCGAAGGATGCTGGGATGCTGGCGTCTATGGTGTCGTATGCAATTGGGCCGGTTTTTCTTCCCTAGCTTGAGAGTGAATCACTGTGTCAGTCTGAGGACGACGaataggaagaagatgatgaagccgTTCTACCGTCATCTAACTTCTCCAATCAAATCCTAGGCAGTGAGACATGAGTGATCAAATGTCTCAAAGCAGCTATTCAAAGAAGTCTTTGAGGTAAACATTGTTTAATTTGGTAGAAGAAGAATCGTAAGAATGATGTGGCCTAATTTTAGAGTGTATTTGTTATGCTCTTTTACATCTCTTTTGGACTTGATTGTCTAATATTATGTGTACAGAAAATCTCACAAGTGAAGGTTGGAAGAGGAACTGGTGGTTCAGAGAATCAGAGCGCGTTAACCAAAAAAAGCTTTATTTTAACTGAACTGGAAGTAAGTAGAACTTAAGaatgtttcttttattaattCTCTTTATTTTGCGATGTCTCTGAGACAGGATAAACTCAAAAATGTTTGGAAAGGTCAAACAATGGAATAGAAGACATGTGTAAAGACCAATGTAACTGGCCCAGCAACGGTATGGTTCTTCACCAAACACAATATAAGAGTAAAGCTAAATCCAACAAGTTCCATTGTTTTTCATGGTCTCTAAGATTCATAATCATTGTGGATATAAGCTTTGAAGCCAAAAAAGACAGTACAAATGAGACTAACGCGACTGGTTTATTTCCAAAACTTATTATCATGATGTTAACTTAACATTTTCTTTTTGCCAATGCCAACCATACCAGAAGCTCAAGTGGGATTTGCCGTTCTAGCTTACCATCTCTTTTTCAGAGTGATTTACATGTCAAAGCAACACTCTGAGCTACACAAACATAAATAGAAGACTGAAGATTAGGAAATTTGGAGTTgcgattaaaagaaaattagaaatCAGGCTCCTATTTGGTATGTTCCATTACATTAACGGAGAAAGCTGCGCTGGTGTCAATTTCTCACGGAGATTCTTACAGCAAGGGCAAGAAATAAAGAAGGCGATCAGAAGTCTCGCAAGCTCTTTTGGTAAGTTTACTTTGCGGCTGTTGAATATTGAATCAAGGTATTTTTGTAACATAGATCTTCTTACTGATTAACAAAtgctcttttattttctttcctagGCTACTAATCATTTAACGAATATTGTCTGTGACAGCAAGCAAGGTAATCACGCTAATTGTATGCATCTGTGCTGTGCATTATCTGGTTATTAATGTGGAGTAAAAAGTCTTTATATTCCTTAGCTGGTGTCCTCAGGAGTTGAAAAACCAAAGTCTTATGCAACTCCAgctggtgtttttttttttggaattgggCTTGAACAGCTTGAGCTAATGTGCAAAGTTTAGAACATTGCTTCTCTTTAGCTATATGGAGTATGGAGACGAGCAAGCAAGTGCTATCAAAGTAAAAACCTTCAACAAAGAAGGCAATTCATATCTCAGTAGAAAGATGAAGTCTGGTCAGATGAAAAAAGTGATGATGAGATAAGTATATGACCTTCCTATGATGTCCTCTAAGGTCTCGGCTGTATCTCTTCTGTCATAAGCATATCAACAAAAACCAATGGCCATCATCTAGCTCTCAGGAACAATGGAGGAGTTAGTTTCCACAGTTAGTTTCCTGCAATGTGGCGGTCACACATATCGTTTGGACTTGACATAGCTTAAGAGAGCAATAATAGAGTTTTCATGAATTATTCATATGTTTTtcctattttttgttttatgttgcCTTAATATCTTAGttagttaaaaattttaaatataaaggaAGTCTGTTAAGATAAAGGATATACTCCTTTTAGTATTAGTCCGCTTATAATGTTTGTTCcctctatatttttaaaattatcttttcaaaaaaaaattttggttcaTACACTATAATTCTTTGTATCTAATAAGAAAACTGTTTATCCATAATTGTATTTCTTTTGATAGAAGTCCTACACCaaataagatataaaattatttattgtaaTGTTACCAAAATCATATTagaacaaatttacaaaaacatctacacattctaaaaaaaaatcaaagtacgaataaataatttttctacatttaaaatattggtcactaatatatatatatattttttttttttgatcaaggTCACTAATATATAATAGGACGTTTAACACGCTtccaattaatattattttaaaaaataatattttcactaTTTAACAATGAACTATCAAACAAATCTTAAGTGGTTTCAGTTCTGAAACAGTTATcaataattgattttaaaaattaacataaatcaataataataaattcaaGTGCATTATTGAACAAATATATTTGGAAAAATTTGGAAAATACATTTAGATgagattatattttgaaaactacactttttttttaactacacTTACTAAtaagtgaaataaaaaaaagactatattgtccaaatttaatgtttatattatctaatatcTAACTtgatattttaatgtaaaacagGAAAAcgtattaaaaattaaaacaaatttaccaacaatctttatttttaatactcttgatataaaatagaaaattagcTCCACCAACTACTTGATGATCAACCAGAGCCTTATTCTTAGAACAGAAGTACATCAActtttaaaagacaaaaaaattcgAACACGTTACCCATTCACTTAATGAGCTTATTTTCTAACCTGGTGActgttttattgttttcatatacGACTTACATACATGAAACATTCCAAACAAATTGCTATTcttttattcaacaaaaaacAATCCAGACAATATTTTTTGGAATCAAAGAGTGTGTATAATGTattctcctctcttttttacaattttttcctTACTTGGAAAATTCtgctaaaataaatttatgtgaGCTTTGTTGGCATGGAACACACATACGAACTCttgcaaatattttttatgttttttaccATTCTTAAAATGTTTGAATTTATCTGGTTTATGATGTGAAAAAGATGAACTGCTAAAATGAAGATtcaaccaattttttttctgaCACAAAAACACCAAATGATAACAACTTCACCAAGAAATAACAACAAAGGTCACATAAAATccttacaaaataataatcatGGAATATAATAACCAAAGTATtctattaattataagaatttGTAATTGCTAATAAAATTAGGACAAAAATGTCTTATTGCAAACAAggaagtgtagttttcaaaaaaaaagaaaaaatagatttatttttcaaaatttaaatcataaataGGGTATTTTCAAATTATGATTTGTTGTGATATGAAATTTTGATCCCTAAAATGTttcaaatcttaaaaaaaagtaaagtttgcaaaacatattaaaagaaaaattactcaAACTACCTTCCTAATTTTACTGTGATTGTCATGTTACTCTTTTTCATTTCATATAATAGAAACTTATTTGacattaatataattatgtgcagcagtaaataaaatttttaaaacctttttttcgtcaacaaaattttaaaacctttttttcttcaacaaaattttaaaacttaatttccTCATTTATACCAAAATTAGTATCAaggcaaaaataataatttttaaatgataaataaatataattattctaaAATTAAGATGATAATT
The nucleotide sequence above comes from Brassica napus cultivar Da-Ae chromosome A9, Da-Ae, whole genome shotgun sequence. Encoded proteins:
- the LOC106364166 gene encoding protein ENHANCED PSEUDOMONAS SUSCEPTIBILITY 1-like; translation: MEDLVVKSTSIVRPRNIANQSISDRVKKINLTPWDLLRLSFCYPQRGLFFHKPDDLDIDTILSKLKTSLSIALNHFYPLAGRLVKEVNEEDHTVSYFISCCDDGSGSGGVKFIHAAAKTLANSDLVKSGFVDGLLGSFFFPATGIKNYQGVSNPLLMVQVTELKDGIFISYGYNHTVADGNSIWKFINAWSEICSKGSGSVPMDLCLKGWFLDRIEYPIRVQDPEIEQPSKDASTTSNMLQEIVFRLTKENVLKLKAKANDEVVSKEDGEISSFQAVLGHIWRSRVKHGGMSREEGTHCRVPIDMRQRLNPKLKENCFGNLVHTGVVTVKVGEMLDHGLGWLAQKINKVVRSQTNENVKAFGENWVKNVEIPVSVSATLLVTSCPWFNVYGNDFGWGKPIGLRSGPPLSNGKLVVVQGVEEGGLEFQACFPCQVVVKLLCDAEFLEYVDIAS
- the LOC106366301 gene encoding OVARIAN TUMOR DOMAIN-containing deubiquitinating enzyme 7 isoform X2 — its product is MAKAKQQKSSKPKKQPRQVENKKKKKEGKDCDLSQFRAQLDALGLKIIQVTADGNCFFRSLADQLEGNEDEHSKYRSMVVQYIVNREMFEPFIEDDVPFEDYCKTMDDDGTWAGNMELQAASLVTRSNICIHRSMSPRWYIRNFDDARTRMIHLSYHDGEHYNSVRSKEDACGGPARPVVIEADAKVSAASKQAKATESKSKTRSDKCDVDAGAVKVVMSGSCCDNAEKAEQVLVQVNGDVDAAIEFLIAEQGMESLTENAAEITNGKEASDSTMESNEATNEEESSSCSNIETVLAKCSLQNDEKIPRNKACPCGSKKKYKSCCGTATGRSSVKLLVSQTMESKKGRKNPRRGTSNEVETNAPDVGALCI
- the LOC106366301 gene encoding OVARIAN TUMOR DOMAIN-containing deubiquitinating enzyme 7 isoform X1, which produces MAKAKQQKSSKPKKQPRQVENKKKKKEGKDCDLSQFRAQLDALGLKIIQVTADGNCFFRSLADQLEGNEDEHSKYRSMVVQYIVKNREMFEPFIEDDVPFEDYCKTMDDDGTWAGNMELQAASLVTRSNICIHRSMSPRWYIRNFDDARTRMIHLSYHDGEHYNSVRSKEDACGGPARPVVIEADAKVSAASKQAKATESKSKTRSDKCDVDAGAVKVVMSGSCCDNAEKAEQVLVQVNGDVDAAIEFLIAEQGMESLTENAAEITNGKEASDSTMESNEATNEEESSSCSNIETVLAKCSLQNDEKIPRNKACPCGSKKKYKSCCGTATGRSSVKLLVSQTMESKKGRKNPRRGTSNEVETNAPDVGALCI